Within the Glycine max cultivar Williams 82 chromosome 12, Glycine_max_v4.0, whole genome shotgun sequence genome, the region tgaattatgtcataaaatattaaattattaaatataaagatgaaaagtcttaattaaaaaatataatttttttattttcaaaatttttttttcttacatttattttcatcttctgtcaaaaaaattattttcatctaataacataaattatacATTATCGTTGCAATAAcacacttttatatattttttatttttaatcttattgtaaatttaaaataatcgtataacataaaaaaatttctaattcaatATTATCAATAGATAGTAAAAATTAATCACCAAGCATataaactaatataaattattttagtttaatttcaaaGTCTTAATTTTTTGGGtatgtaattatgttaaatattaggAAAGAAAACTGATTTTGTtgctataataattttatttaacttaaataaaattttctacaataaaaaaatgcatgtaatttagaaaaaatatataataaaaacataaacaaaaattcaTGAAGATTAAGCTTGAAATGAATGTGAAACTTGTGTTTAAACAGATAAAGGGTTTGAACTGAAGTGAATGAGACCACTCGTTGAGAATTTCCACAGAACTGAGAATTTTTGGTATTTGGAAGGTTGGCAAATACTTAATAAACTGCATTAAGAAAGCATTCAAGCTAAATTTATGCATATAATATTTGACAAAGGAAACttctaaaaaatttgaaaaatcacTACTGTCAtctcactttattttatttgtctgctaaagtaatgtatattttagaaaaaaagtatttttttcacgtgataaaataacttattttttaataaaaatatttttttatccaaatagtTAAAATCTAATTGTgaatatatttaagtatttaatataaatattaataaatgaaaatattataaaaatatagttaatattttatataaaataataaatatttcaagataaagtataatataaaaaatatactagagtattacattatattatccttaatcctttaaaaaattactaattcattaatattaataaaaataataaatttagttaatttaaatttcagtatTATTCacagtaaaaaattaaatcttattcTAGAAgtatcaataaaatataataaaaaaactcctAAAAAAGtatctataaaattatttttgagtaATTATAGCATTTAATGAcattactaaaattaaaaaggatatgttttttttttaatcaatgtgacttatattattaattagcaAATAAATGCATTTATTTAGAGAGCATTTGATTAATAGACTTTAAAGATACAtaaagaattaataattaattaatgtgtgtatatttttttatgactattaatatatatatatatatatatatatatatatatatatgagtttatttttatcattaagatATAAATTGTAATAAACTCTTAGAATTCTAATATCTGTTTtctattcttataaataaaaaaataaaaaatatatcaatttatttcttataaaaaaatgaagcaaaaaCTTAGAatacaaagaaaaggaaaaaattggacgagtaataaatgaaattcttctattcacaaaatgaaatttataaaaatatttagaccttttcctttataaaattaaatttgcgaaccattaaatttatttcaaaatttgccTATtccattttaaattgaaatccaAACATTTAGTAAATTGCTGGTAACATGTTATTTAATTTCCTTAATTGCAGGTATTAATAGTCATCAACCCCGAGGTATGGTATGCATATTGAACCAAATCCAAATCGTGTTACAACTGGTGCTGAAATACAGGATCAACTTTTTCccaccttctttcttttctttttctcttttcctttcttttaaatTGCAGTGTTCTCTGGCAACTCAGATTAAAAAAAGCACACCACCGAGGTTTCTGCCTCAATCCTCTAATCTCCTCTCTCCCCTCTCATAACAcacgagagagagagattgtgttgtgttgtgtcatGTTAAATGCAAAgtcttcttctcttcctctcgaGTTTCCCCCTTTCAGAAACCCAAGGCACATGAAATGAAAATGCAACCATAAtaacctccatttttctcccTACAACCCACAAAACAAAAACCACCATTAACCCATTTCTCCAAAAACTTGAGATCTTTTGTGTCAAACAACCACAAGTCCCGCGTCGAACAAATAAAAGCAAACAAAAGGGTATATAAAGATAGAGCGATTGagtccaattaaaaaaaaaatgagagacatAGTTTCTTGTTTCAGTGAGAACGCAGTGAACGTTTCTCACTCTTCAATCTCGTGTTCTTCCTATTCACACAACGCGTGCATCTCTCCCTCCTCCATTGTTGTACCCTCCACCCAAAACTCAATCTCCAGCGTCTACAAACTAGTCCTCTCCACGCTGAAGCAAGTTCTCGTCACGGTCACATGGTGTAGGAGCCACTCCAACCAAGGACTCACCATAACCTTCAACGACGAGGACCCTCCACTTTTCAGACTCAACACCAATTCACGCTTcttcagaaagaaaaaaggcTCCAAAATCCTCGAATCTTCTGACTCATCATCATCCAAGGTAGAAATCTTATGGGATCTCTCAAGCGCCAAGTACGAATCAGGACCCGAACCTGTTCAGGGCTTTCACGTTGTGATCATCATTGACTCAGAAATAGGCTTGGTTCTCGGTGACACTGCTGCTGAAGAAATAGTTTCCAAGAGGCAAAATTTCAAaagcaataacaacaacaacaccccTTTGGCTAAAGTTTCACTCTTGTCACGAAGAGAGCATTGTTCTGGGAACACGCTTTATACAACTAAGGCTCAGTTCTGTGACACAGGTACGTGGCACGATGTTATGATCAGATGCAGTGTGGAGAATGAGAATGAAGGGTTGTTCAAGTCACCGGTTTTGTGCGTGTGCATTGATAAGAAGACTGTGATTCGTGTGAAGAGGCTGCAGTGGAATTTTAGGGGGAACCAGACCATTTTCGTTGATGGGTTGCTTGTGGATTTGCTTTGGGATGTTCATGATTGGTTCTTCAACCCTTCTTCTTCTGGTTATGCGGTGTTCATGTTCAGGACTAGGAGTGGCATGGATAGCAGGTTGTGGTTTGAGGAAAAGAATGCACACAAAGATAAAGACAGCGTTGAATTCTCCTTGTTGATCTATGCCTGTAAGACTTCATAAGGGAACTGAACTCTTGTTCTTCTAATTGGTTTTCtttcttaaccttttttgtCTCTTTAGTTTCTTATTCTTTTGTCTTCCCTCTGCTTTAACTCttcttcttttcattcctttccTCTTGAAAGGTTACATACTCAATTCTTTTTTTAGATAAAGACAACAACCTAGAGTTTcagaaattttagttattatataagaaaaaattagcTCATTTCTCTGCATTTTTTCTTTGTGAGTTTATACTCTCAACCAATCAAACTCtttcgcctaataaaaaattatcattttttagtgTAATCATCAGAAATCATCATCTTTAGTACTCTCGGTTCCAAAATCATAGTATTTTAAGCTGTGCACACTGACTAAGAAATTACATTCAATATAATGACATACAAAAACTTGAATCAAGTCTCTTTACAACTTATCCAAATCTCACCACTGGACTGAGTTTATTATATTAACAATAATCATCTCTGATGTAACTTTTGAAGTAGTTATTATTAAATACTGTCTTGCTGTGTGTGGAAGTGATTATTTCGAATGTTACTAGAAGTGTACAATGTTGAATTTATTTTCTACCATAAGCATGTAGCCATAGGAAAATGTCCAAATTGTATAttagttttattcttttttggtttgaaagaaaaagagagtggCCAAACAGGCTTTTCGGGTTCATGACATGGACATCAACGGAAATTAGCTAAAAGGGTAGTGGATGACTTTGATTGGCATGGCTGAATTGCCATTGCCAAATCTTTACGGGAAATAATGTCAAAGAATATATTATGAATGGAATGAACGATATCTTGACCGCGTCTTCTAGGTCTTTACGATTTTCTTCCTAACTTAATCTTTGGTTGAAAGATAAAAACGTTTTTTTATGATAACCctacaactttttatttattagcaaATATTAGTTAGTTTTGTTaccaaaaggaattaaaattctgaccttttctctctttccttctGTCTTAGCCGTCCAACTATGATATATGTTACACGACAAGGTATGATGTGTTACGATTTGCTTGTAATAGCAGTTAAGTTTAAAACTTAAAGTATAATTGAAGGGTAGAAGAATTAACAGAGCATTTAAGCATGGATTACTTTAGAGGGAAAATGAGGTTTGGTTTGGTCGGGTCACTTTCATACTAAAATCATTCAAAGCAAGCTCtcaaacattttaaatattcGGCTTGTCTTTACTGGCGTGGTGGAACCTTTGATTATCTATGATGGTCTATTCCTTTGTCCTTAGATGCCATGACATGTGTTTATGACTCCCTGGTCCCTCCAAAACTCGAGTTCACCCTCTGAAAACAAATCATGACCAGCTTACTTTGTGGATGCATGCGTTTCAAAAGAAATGGATATGTTCATTTGACATTCCCAAGTGGGCGAgatgttcttttttcttttttaatttggataaaatcaattttaaatgaaaaattcattttatttccaAATTTTATATTGAGATGTTTGCATCATGTTGCGATTTTAAGTCTATTGTATTGTTCGACTTAAtatgaaatatcaaatattGTCTATTTTGACTagtatgtttttcttctttaaaagaCATCTTGATAGATTATAATTGAGATTTAGTTactattttgatcttttaatttattttttaggtttaattttaactttttattattaaaaaaaatcaattatataggtcctttatttttaaaaaattgttcaatttgattcctttacttttaaaagatcaaattaagtcctttatttttttttaaaatttagttcaatttaatcatattttttctttattttctccaaaagttttgaaaaataagactcatttttgtttataatgatactaaattgaaataattttaaaaaaataaaagatctaattgaaacttttaaaaataaaagaaacatgaagaatcattttttaaaattataagacctAATTGAACCTTTTAATAACAAGaggactaaattaaaattaaaaattaaattagaaaactaAAATGGATACTAAACCTATAATTGGAGTGTGtttataaagtattttaaattccTAAGTAACATGAGACTTTTGGTGAGATGAAATAATTAATGGCCCTAAGTGAAGGTTAAGGGGTTAGAGGGTTTGACAATCCCCCACATGTGGCCTAAATTCTCCTTTTAAGTTAGTATTCCGACCTTAAGTTTACTATATTGTTAGGCTCCCAAAACTTTAGCTAGTATTGCTCACTTCGACTTTTGTAAATCttaattttgtcttttaaaGGTATTTATAGGAgagttaagaaagaaaaatgctcATAAACTATCattgacctttttttttcaattaaaaaaaattgaccgtTGCAAAGGAATTATATAAGGGATTTCAACTAAATTGATACCGTACCGCGTGTAAAATTCAACGGATAGTAAATTAGGAAATATTATTAAACCAAAAAGGAGAACAACAAAAGACATGTAAAGACACAAATCAAATCTATGGGAAAACAAACTATTTAAACATGTAATTTGGATAACCATATCTATTCCTGTTGAAATCAAAAGCTAAGAAATGAGTGAGAGAATTCCACCAATAAAATCCATGCAAGAATGAGTTTTATTGGCAAATAATATGAGATTCTTTAATGGAatgaaaaacatgaatatgaaaaattaattcttcgtataaaattatacacctattgCCCATAATAAGAAGATagattattcttaaaaaaagacAGTGAGGAAAAGAGATATAAGAGAATTATTGAAACAAAATGAGTAAGGAAAATGCCAACAAAAAGGGATGGAAAAATGAGTTTGGAGAGAAATAACGCGAAAGTAACAATTGTTCCGGCAAAATTGAGACATTCCTGTTTTgtgttatattatataaaaaaatataatactttttacaatattgcttttaattttctatCTTTATTTGATCACATTAATCGTTTTTATTTCACGCGTTAATCTCTTCTTTTtccatctttctttttatcatatatatatatataaatgttatacAAATACAATTTTTGTTCTGAATCTGTACCTCTGTTTAACTCACGAGATTCTCTACTGAAATATATAGCCCaatgaaacaatttgattgCCTTTTTGGGTACTATTCTGCCTTTTCCTTTCTACTTTGTTCAAATTAAAGTGCAAAGATGTGTTCAGTATTACTATTTACTAACAGTGTCAgtcatctttcatttttatttccttttcttttttttttattaagtatatAATTGTTTCTCACCCAAAGAGTACGTTTCCATTATGCTTTACAAATGTTACTTTGCTGATTTTGTATGTTGGGTGTTGTTTGATGGATGTTACTTTCGTCAGTTGTAAAAAATTCTTCATACATGCTCGTTAAGAAGACCGTGTACGTTAATTAAAAGTTTGGATTCATCATTTTTCATTGCTATTTTCAAATGTTGAGTTTTACCCACTCCACTAGTCTTAGAAAATTCTATATTAGGTTGGTTATCACCTTTGAAGTAATTGAAAAGGATGGGCATAACAGTGAAACCACGTTCTGATTTCTGTGAAGCACAATGCTGATTTACAATTAATGCTAACATGCCAATCTATTGTGTATATATTATCTCCATTAATTGGTCTGATATAGTGCACATTTGTTTCTCCTTATAGCAAGTGGTGAAAATGATATTATacaagtttataaaaataaaaatattttttgtaaccatcaataaaaataaaataattgtttcaatttttttaagaaaacgcCCTTATAATTTCCTTAACGCTGGTCCTCTTACACAAGAGAAAAACGGAAAAACCTTACAAAATCATTGGGATTGACtaagataggaaaaaaaataccccTATAATTTTCTTAGTGCTGGCcctcttagaaaaaaaaaactaaaaaccttTCAAGATCATTTGGATAGACCAAGATCAAAGATGTCATGTTTTTCTTTATCCAAATCAGACGGGTCGACCTGAGGATCAGCTTAGAACAAAAAGAACTAATGTTAAATAGTTTTCTTAGCAAAGCAGAGaacttttaatcttatataGATTTACTGTGCTTTATCTGAATTTTTAAGCATTTTTTATATCTAGTTGTTTATATTTGTTGTTGCACAATCGGGGTCTGTTATGACACTATTGTATCCTAATGGTTGGCCGGGTTTGGACACATTTTGTGTTTAGAAATTGTccttttttcaataatattattcatttgcttctcaaaataaaatatacttttatataGATAGCACAATACAATATACtttaataagaagaaaaaatctgcacataaataaagaagaggaaGATAAGATGAAAATATCGCATTTCTATTATTTGTTTgagagaagaaatgaaaaggaatgaagtttttTTATCAGTCAGATGTATAAAATAGAGGGAAATGTGGgttgcatttatttatttgttttactttttctaaaaattaaatatatttataatataaaaataattaatgcttttatgtcaagaaaaaataatacaacagaaattttaatttttcgagttaaaatatatttttcagttAGTGTATTTTTGtacaatctatttatttattttcacctATTCTTCAATTCAtccaaacaaacatattttttttactgtttttttaatgtctgtctatctaaataaaaaatattttttttactctatctttcttttatttatatccttttaatttcttttctttttatttcaattttaatccaAACAGATTATAAATGATGAttactataaattatttataaaatgataattaattttcaataaataatctctctatttttttttataaaaaatactaatataagGTACTACTTTCTGtagaataattgtttttttaaaacaaaaaagtagtttaataaaataaactaatatcaATAAGT harbors:
- the LOC100794621 gene encoding uncharacterized protein; this encodes MRDIVSCFSENAVNVSHSSISCSSYSHNACISPSSIVVPSTQNSISSVYKLVLSTLKQVLVTVTWCRSHSNQGLTITFNDEDPPLFRLNTNSRFFRKKKGSKILESSDSSSSKVEILWDLSSAKYESGPEPVQGFHVVIIIDSEIGLVLGDTAAEEIVSKRQNFKSNNNNNTPLAKVSLLSRREHCSGNTLYTTKAQFCDTGTWHDVMIRCSVENENEGLFKSPVLCVCIDKKTVIRVKRLQWNFRGNQTIFVDGLLVDLLWDVHDWFFNPSSSGYAVFMFRTRSGMDSRLWFEEKNAHKDKDSVEFSLLIYACKTS